Proteins from a genomic interval of Sander vitreus isolate 19-12246 chromosome 6, sanVit1, whole genome shotgun sequence:
- the kcns2 gene encoding delayed-rectifier potassium channel regulatory subunit KCNS2: MTGQALGKPGSGAHMDDNAAIRINVGGFKKRLQSDTLSRFPETRLARLLHCQSKESILELCDDYDDTEKEFYFDRNPALFPYVLNFYNTGRLHVMAELCIFSFSQEIEYWGINEFFIDSCCSSAYHCRKMDQDRDDWEDRSDEGSTTSSFDELLEFYSDATKFDKQLLGSARRRVWLMLDNPGYSVASRIISILSILVVLGSIATMCMNSMSEFSLLDSEGQPTEDPRFETVEHFGIGWFTLELLARFTVAPDLLHFFEHPLNMIDLVSILPFYLTLLINLVAESSPTLANLGRVAQVLRLMRIFRILKLARHSTGLRSLGATLRNSYKEVGLLLLYLAVGVSFFSVMAYTVEKEDSEDLSTIPSCWWWATVSMTTVGYGDVVPVSIAGKLTASACILAGILVVVLPITLIFNKFSLFYKRQKQLEVAMRSCDFDEGIKEVPSVNLRNYYAHKVKSLMASLSNMSRSSPSEHSLNESIH; the protein is encoded by the coding sequence ATGACAGGTCAGGCCCTGGGGAAACCAGGCAGCGGGGCTCACATGGATGACAACGCCGCCATCCGCATCAACGTGGGCGGCTTCAAGAAGCGTCTCCAGTCGGATACGCTCTCCCGGTTCCCTGAGACCAGGCTTGCTCGTTTACTCCACTGTCAGTCCAAAGAGTCCATACTGGAGCTGTGCGACGACTACGACGACACCGAGAAAGAGTTTTACTTCGACAGGAACCCAGCACTCTTCCCCTACGTGTTGAATTTCTACAACACGGGCAGGCTGCACGTCATGGCCGAGCTGTGCATCTTCTCCTTCAGCCAGGAGATCGAGTACTGGGGCATCAACGAGTTCTTTATTGACTCGTGCTGCAGCAGCGCCTACCACTGTAGGAAAATGGACCAGGACCGGGATGACTGGGAGGACAGGAGCGATGAAGGGAGCACTACTTCATCTTTCGACGAACTGTTGGAGTTTTACAGCGACGCCACCAAGTTTGACAAGCAGCTGCTCGGGAGCGCGCGGAGGCGCGTCTGGTTAATGCTGGATAACCCCGGCTACTCCGTGGCCAGCCGGATCATCAGCATCCTCTCTATCCTGGTGGTGCTCGGCTCCATCGCCACGATGTGCATGAACAGCATGAGCGAGTTCAGCCTGTTGGACAGTGAGGGGCAACCCACAGAGGACCCCCGTTTCGAGACTGTCGAGCACTTTGGCATCGGCTGGTTCACTCTGGAGCTGCTCGCCAGGTTCACGGTGGCGCCGGATCTTCTGCATTTCTTCGAACACCCGTTAAATATGATCGACCTGGTGTCCATACTCCCGTTTTACCTGACACTGCTTATAAACCTGGTGGCGGAGAGCAGCCCGACGCTGGCCAACCTGGGCCGTGTTGCACAGGTGCTGAGGCTGATGAGGATTTTCCGCATCCTGAAGCTGGCCCGTCACTCCACGGGGCTGCGCTCTCTGGGGGCCACCCTCAGGAACAGCTACAAAGAAGTGGGCCTGCTGCTCCTCTACCTGGCCGTCGGTGTGTCGTTTTTCTCCGTCATGGCCTACACGGTGGAGAAAGAGGACAGCGAGGACCTCTCCACCATCCCGTCGTGCTGGTGGTGGGCCACCGTCAGCATGACCACCGTAGGGTACGGAGATGTGGTGCCGGTGTCCATAGCTGGCAAGCTGACCGCCTCGGCGTGCATCCTGGCCGGGATCTTAGTAGTTGTGCTTCCGATTACGCTCATTTTCAATAAGTTCTCTCTCTTCTacaagagacaaaaacagcTGGAGGTCGCAATGAGAAGCTGTGATTTCGACGAGGGGATAAAAGAGGTTCCCTCGGTCAACCTGAGGAACTATTACGCACACAAAGTCAAATCCCTCATGGCGAGCTTGTCAAACATGAGCCGGAGTTCACCCAGTGAACACAGTCTGAATGAATCAATACACTGA